The genomic DNA GCTTGGCTGTCGGCCGCATCCCTGCCAGTGCCAGCGGAGCAGCCAGgcggccctcccccccccccccccaccgcccgagCCCTGCCCAGGGGTGGCGGCGGCCGAGTCGGGGAGCAAGCCCGGCGGCCCGGCCCGCCAGCGCGTACCTTGAAGAAGTTGCTGATGACGGTGCTGCCTGAAGGACACAGGTTGTTCTTGAGAATGGAGGTGGTCAGCGCGGAGAGTGTGCTGGAGCCACAGCAGTTGAGCTGCAGAGAGCGAGGGCACCCGTGCTCAGCCCCGGGCCCTCGTGGAGAGAGGGTCCGCAGGGAGATGGCCCAGGCGACCCCACGGGCTGCCGAAGCCCCAGCCGctgccccagcctggcccagggtGGGGGGCTTGGATGGTCCACTCCAGGGGGAGCACTgagcccaggggcccctccccttcccttcccccctctcagCTGCGCTGCTCGGAGACCCCGGCACCGCAGCCCGACTGGCTCATCTGGTTCACACTGGGGATGCACAGGTCCCGGAGAATCCCCTCCAGGGGGGCTCCCGGACCCTCCGGGGGCAGGGCTGCCAGGTCCCCCACGCCCCTCCTGTTCCTGAGGAACGTGCTGGGGCCACACCCAAGAGGCCAACGCCCCGAACCCCCAGCCTCCCCGGTCCCCCGGCGCCCCCTCCCGCACCGTCTCATGGAAGGTCTTCACCACGGCCTTGGCATTGTTGGCGTCGTCGTCTACCACGGCCTGCTGCAAAGCCTGGTCGTAGAACTGCTTCACGTCCTTGGCgatctgggggaggggtgtgtgggaggggtgaGGTCACACCCACGGCAGGGACCAACCCCCGCAGTGGTGCGGGGCGGCAAGCATTCACCTGGCTCTTCTGGGAAGATATTGCTTCCAGGACAGATCTGgatgcctcccccaccccgccctgggTGCTGGGAGACAGGAGGACCTGCCTTCTACTTGGCCCCcatgccacctcctccagaaagccctccGTGGCCTTTCATCAGGGGGCGCCCCAACGGCACCTGCCATCCGAGGTCAGGCCCATCGGGCTGAGCGGCagggccctcctccctcctgtccaGGCTGCACGGGCCCCACCCTCCCGGCCCTAGGCTCACCTGGTCTTTGTTGACAAAACCCCAGATGCCAGCAGCTACCTCACAGGCAAAGAGGATGACGAGGCAGGTGAAGAACTGAGGACGGAGTGCAGGACCCGAGGAGGGCAGAGAAACGGGGGATTAGAGCAGGCACGGGGCAGCTTGGGGCTCACCGTCCGCAGACGACAGGCACCCAAGTGACGCACAGGTGTGCGTGGGGTGTTCGGTGGCACCCGGCCGCGTGTGCCGACCCTATCGCCATCCCCGCGGGGTGGGCTCTGCGTGGCGGGGCAGCTGGAGGGGCTGGCATAGCCGCGGGCCCCGTGTCCCCTGCGCACCCCGCTGCTCCCTCTCCCCACGGGAAGGGGGTGATGATACGGCGCCCGCTACCCGCGCCTCCCGGATTGGCTGGCCTTAGCTTCCCCACCAAGGCCGGCCGTGGGTCCGGGCCTCGCTCCCTATCGTTTCTgtgacttttctttaaaaacaagaaaagcaactGTGGAACCGTGAGTTAGGGACCAGGCGGGACGGCAACCGAGCACGGAGGGGTTTCAGGACCAAGCAAGGCAACCACAGGGAGAGGTCCCCAGGCCACAGAGAGAGCCCACCTCCAAGAGGGCAAGGGGGTCCCGCCAGAGGTGAACGCGTGCTGCCTCCAGCGGAGCCGGAGCCGTGCCCCACCCCTCGCCCCGCCCGGGACCTTACCGTCCCCAGCAGGCACTGGGACTCCTGGATGGCCCCGTAGCAGCCCAGAAACCCGACGAACATCATCACGGCGCCCACGGCAATGAGGATGTAGATGCCTTTGTGGGGGAGCAACAGATGCCCTCAGTGCGCCACGTCCCGTAGGCCACCGCTTCCCGAGAGCCTGCCGCCCCGGACCTCCCCAGCCATGTGCGCACGGCCCCTGCCCAGGACTCGGGCACCCCTGCCGGAAGACAAAGGACTCCCAGTgccccagggaggagcagagagggcccTGCAGCCCGGCCAGCCACGAGGGCGCCTCTCCCGCACGGGCCTCCTCGTCCACGACCTGGGAGCAAGGCCGGTGAGGCCCAGGCCGGCACTGCCCGGCATGTGCTCGGTGCACAGAGAGCTCGGCCATCAGATCTGTACCCACGGGCCCCAGGATGGGAGGCCCTCGTACAACCTGCACCCACTCTGGCTCCTCCTAAGCTTCTGGGACTCGGGGAGGCGGGGCACAGAGCACCACCCCTCTCGGTGCACAGGGCCCTGAGGGGTCGGAAGAGGGAGGCAGCTGCAGGGGCCCTTCTGCCAACAGCAGGGCATGCCCACCGCTCCTGGGCAGAGGTCAGATCCCGTGGCTCTGTGTGGCTCCTTGGGCTCGAGGGGTGGGCTCGGCTCAGCCTCTCAGCCTGCTGGACAAGGTGGCCTGGCGGCCTCGGTGCCCCACCCCACTGAGGATGGCATGTGGTGGCAGGGACAGTTCTGCCCGGGGTGCCCACCAGTCTGGGCACATGCtcctggggaggcaggaggggccaCCACAGAGTTGGGAACGCCTCGGGCCTGGCCATGCTGCCCTTCTTGGTGCCCGTGACCCACCCAGACAGGGCCCTGAGCCCCTCAGGGAGAGCCAGCCATAGCCGCCTCGCAAGCCTGGGCCTGTCCCCCGGCCACCAGGGCCAACACTGTGGGCAGCCCAGGCCCCGGTCCGCAGAGCCAAGACCCCCAGGGCTCCACTGTCTGGACagccggtgggggggggagaaggaagcTGGGGTTCAACCACTGGGCTCAGAAAAGCCAAAGCCTCTGGGCAGCACTCCGTGGACCTGGCTGAAGAGAAGCCTCCTGCTACGGCCGCCCTAGGGGGCTCCCGGCTCAAGGGGGGAAGCACCCTCAAActgggtctccctcccctcaggccCTGATACCCCCATCCTCAAGGCCACGTAAGACCCACAAGTTCCCATTCCCGGGTCACTGTGTGAGGTTCGGCAAACGGCAGCAGGCGCCTGACCCCTGGTCCCATCCAGGCCCCACCTCCTCTGGAGCCTGTGGGCCGGGTTCTGGCAGGTGAGGTCAGGGACCCACCAGGCCCTGCGGCTCTGCCCAGGGTGCTGAGCGAACCCAGCTGACCTCCCCCTTTGCCGACATCGGACAAAGAGCCCTTGTCAGGGACACATCTGCTTCCCCGCCTCCCTGGCAGGCCCAGCCCACACCAGGGCCAGTGGGAGGCTCCAGAAGGCTGGTCCTTGATGGGCTTGATGGGCAGGGACTGGCAGCccatggagtgggggagggcagaagggggGCACCGCAGGAACCCAGGTCCCTGGGCTGGAGCTACCTCCGAGGACAGGCACCCCCAGAGCCAGGAGCACCAAGCTGGAGGCCTCTCTGCAAGCCAGGGTCAGGCCCCGGGTGACAGCCCGATGTGGCGCCCCTATGAGGAGCAGGCTGGTGGGAAAACGGCCACTTGACCGTCTATGAGCTTCTCCCGTGGGACCGCTTCCCCACTGGAGCCCAGGCACAGCCCTGCAGAGCAGGAGGCCTGGAGCTGCAGcagaccctcccctccctgcccccctgctccctgaaccctcccctgcccagccctggccTGGAGTGAGGGGGAGGCTTTGGGAGAGCAGGAGTGCCCTGAGGCTTCCTTCAGGAGGGGGATCCCTTCCGGAGCCACTTGCCCACACCCACCACACCCCCAGCACCCCAGACCACGCCCAGCTGTTGCCGGCTCAgacctctgggggaggggagggagaggcccgAGAGGAGCCGCGCAGGAGAGAAAAGGCTCTCGTGGGTCTGGAGGATACTTCCTTGCCCTTGGACTCGTGGGCCAAGCCGACAGCTTTGTTTCTGAGGGCGCCTGGACCACCTGTGGCAGACCCTGGGTCACAGTCCTCGTGTGCACCCTCGGAGCAGGTAGGCAGAGACACCCTGTCCATCGGAGACTCAAACCTGGGAGGGGCTGCACAGCCCCGGGGGAGCCTGGGAATGTGGAGATGGAggacccctcccccacgccccagGGACTGCCAGCCCCAGGAAACCACTGCCAGAGTCACAAGCTCCCATCTCCAGGGAGCAAAAAGGGGCCACCCTATTGGTGCTCCTGGACCCGACCTCTCAACCTTGCAGCTCAGAGAGGATCCTCTTTGTGGCCCGGGGTGCCCTGGGCCATCCCTGCTTCAGCAACCAAGCATGTATCCCAAGCGCGTGGGAGGGGCCCAGACCCTTTCCAGGCGGCACCCAGGACACCAGGCCAGAGGGGTGGCCGCTGACCCCTACACTGAGCCCCAAACCCTagggcacacacacacttcctgccCAGCTgccagggccaggccaggccgtTCCTTTAAAGGACAGAAACATCTCCACAAACACGAGGGCCAGGCCCCGCCTCCCACTGGCTGGGGACCAACCTAAGGAGTGCAACTCTGCAGGACagggtgggcgggggcggggcccaaTCCCTCAGGGACAGACACCCCGAAGGGGCACAGCTGGTGCCGAAGCCTAATAAGGCAGCAaggtgtggctggagggggggCGGCCTGAGTCACActggcccctgccccaccccggggccccagtcttcctccccccgccccctcctctgggctccagcTGCCAGTCCCGCTGCCCAGGCATCcggccccaccccttcccagggAGCCTCCCCCGAAATACCCTCCAGGAGACACAgctccccggcccccacccagctgcctcctgcCCCGATTTGGTCCCCGGCGGTGATCTGGTGGGATCCCAACAACCCACCCCCCCCTTGAAGTTCCAGCTTTGTCCGGGAGCCTGGCTCCTGTCCCAAGCACCCAGGCATTGACCACCTCTGACCCCAGGCCCCGAAGGTCCCCAGGCTGAGGTGACCCCACCCACTTTCTGTCTCCAGCTCACTCTCTTGCCCAAAAAGCCCTTCCTGGCTGGCCTCCACCTGCCTAGCAGCCTAGCACAGAGCAAGCCCCACTAAGTCGGCCCAGGccttgcctcctcctcctcccggaaGCCCGTCCTGACTGTCTGTCTGCAGCAGTCCTGATCCGAGGCCTAGATGGGTCCTTCCTGGTCCCCCAGCccggagccagccaggccccggACCCGGACTGAGTGCACTCACCTACGTAGAAGGTGTTGGGCGCAGGCCTGTCTCCCAGCTCCAGGTAGAGAAGGTTGGTGGTCTGTGGGTCATGGCGGAGCCACAGGGCCACACCCAGGATCACGCCTCCGGCCAACTGGAGAAAGAACGGGTACAGGGTTACTCGCCCAGAGCGGCGCAGGGGTGAGTGGGAACCGCGCCACGCTGAACATCCAGGGGGCGGCAGGTGCTGGACCCCCACTGCCACCGGGTCAGCGGTCCGAGGGCTCGCGCTCCAGGTGGCGCTCACAGACACTGCCGGGGTCTGGGCAGCCTCCCGGCTCCACGCGTCTGCTTTGCTGACCTGGGATCTGAGAGGCCCCAGGGAGGCCTGGATACCGAAGACCAGGTCCCCGATATCAGATGGGGCATGCTCATGTCAAAAAGGTGTTCATTTTTTATCTGAAGCGTAAACCTAACTGGATGTCccgtatttttatttgctaaatctggccaGAGTCCACACCAGACCGGGGCACCCCAGGGACCGCTGGGCCCTCCTCCGAGGGGGTGGCTCCAACAGCCCTCGGCTCATCTGGGAACCCCACGGAGAGGACCCCAGGTGTTTGCTGCCAAGAGACATAGAGCGGTGGGTCTGATGCCACCAGGGTCCTGGCGGGACCCATGGAGGGAAtgacagaggagggaggcagcTGAGGCTGGTGGCATCCAGGAAGCCGCAAGGCCGAGGGGCCGGGCTGTTTGTGGGAGAAATCCTTGCCGCTGCGGCCCTGGGAAGGGAAGCTACTGCAGGAAGAAGGAAGCCCGCTGTGCTCTCAGGCCAGAGGAGGGGCTGCCTGAGCAGCTGGGGCAGGACGGGGGttctgctcagagcctggcatgAGGACAGGGCCTCCCGGCCCAGGGAGGCCCTCACCGGACTCACTGTCCTGCCGGCGCAGGGCCATCCGTGGAGGCTGGGGGCGGGCCCCCCGAAGAGGAGCCCGGACTGTGCCGGCCCAGCCTCCACACGAGCATCCGACCAACCCCGGGCCAGTGGCCGGGCTGCCCTCAGTGCCCCAGCCTCTTCCCCGGGCCGTCCCAGCCCTGGGTGCCCCACCAAGGCGGCACGTACTCCCAGAGCTACAAACTTCGGCTCCGGTCGGGAGGCCTGGCTATGCAGCCGCCAGCCTCCggctctccctcttcccaccatCCGTGTGCTGGCAGCCGGGGTCTTCCCACAGCAGCACCAGACGCTGACCCTCACACACAGACCCAGAGCTACAGGTCCTATGGGGAAGAGAAACTGGAAAGCAGACCCCAAGGAAACCCCCTGGCCAGCCCAGCACCTGCCCCGGGGCCCTGGCCGGGGAGCAGACCCCCGAGACGGCGGAGGGTATGGCTGGGAGCCCCAGCACTGCGCGGTGCCCCGTGGAAAGCCCCAGCAGCTCCCAGACCCTCCTACACTCGGCTCAGCTAACGGTAAGGCCGGTGGGACCGCTGGCACATCAGCGGTGGGCGAGGCTGCCTGGCACGTCCCTCAGAGCACCCGGTCTGCCCCCGCTAGCCTGGGTTTCGCTTTCTCAGCTCACTTCTCCCGGAGTCCCAggtctggtgggggaggggcagacggaggcACGGTAAGCCCTTCCCATCCTCGGCACTCGTGGGAGCGCCGAGGGCCTACAGTGCACCTGCTGGCCAAGGTCCCCTCCCGTGGCACTCCGGGCACTGCGTAGCCCTCAAAGGACAGGGCCGCGGGCTCCCAGCATCCTGTGCCTCTCTGTGGCACCTGTCGTAGCCGCGAGAGGGCCAGAGGACCCAGGGGACGgctgaggggggtgggcagggcaggggccccaGAGTCCTCGGCTTCTCCCGAGGTGGCGGCCATCTGCGGCTCCAAGGGAGGCGGTGTCGAGGCTGAGGGTTGCCGTGGCAACTCTGGCTTGAAACAGTCACTTGTTCTGTTTCGAAACTGTGGTCCAGAGCCGGCTTTGTGAGATGTtccagggcagagggggaggggcaggggaagcccCTGTCCTGGGCCTCCCTCTGTAGTCCCTCTGTAGTCGCAGAGGCCTGGCCACAAGCTGCAGCTTGGCCTCCCTGTCCCCATcagtggaggggggcggggtgtggaGCACAGTGCCCCCCAGGGACGGAGGAGACAAGCCTGTCTCGGGGCGCATGGTCCTAACAGAAATGCTGAGCCCGCCCCCCAGACACTACAGGCGGGACCACAGGCCCACGGAAGCTGGTCCCGCCTGGTGCTGAAgtgtcccctccctgccaggACCCCATCACTCCAGGCCCTGCACAGACGCACCGGGCAGAGCCAGGTGAACGCAGTGGTGAGGACCATTCCCAGCTCCCAGATGACGAGGCCCAGGCAgcgtggcgggggagggggggcagatgCTCACCTTAGGTCACCTCATCTGTACAGGGGGAGTGGTGGGTGGGATCGGAAAGCGCCCCCGGCAGGGAAGGGAAGTCCATGTGCTGGCAGAGAAAGGCAGTCCTCCACCGGGCCCAGCACACACCCACCATGTGGCGAGACGCAAGTGTCCCCCCAGGGACGTGAACGAGAGCGCCCCCACCATGACGTGGGCCCCGCTGTTCCCAGCCCCAGACCTCTCCTTCAACTGGAGAACCGACAGTCTGAACGGAAACCAAGTGGCCCAGCCACACGGCGAAGCCACCGACAGTAGGAAGTGTGTCCCTTGCACGACAGCCCGCAGGCTCGAGGACTGTGCTGAGCGACAGAAGCCAGACCAAGTGGAGAGCAGCTTCTAAATAAAGTATAAGCCATGCAAATCACGTGCAGCGACAGAAAACAGGCCCCTGGCCGCCccgggatgggggaggggccccGAGGCTGGGGCTGGTGGCCACGTCCCTTATCTCCACGCGGTGACAAGCCCCCAGGGGTCCACCTGGGTCAGCACTGAGCAAGCAAGGTGTGCGCTTCCCCCACGTGCCAGGTGCTCCACGTCCGACACAGCTGTGCTCAACCCCCAGCTGCCCCGTCAACCCTGACCACGAACTTCTAAGCAAGGTCTTTGGGGGTGAATGTTTCTTCCGGGTCCCACCGGGCCTCAAGGTGAGGAGGCCGACACTCTGGGCTCGCCAGGGTGCCCGTGGCCCGTGGCAAGCGCCTG from Panthera tigris isolate Pti1 chromosome D1, P.tigris_Pti1_mat1.1, whole genome shotgun sequence includes the following:
- the CD81 gene encoding CD81 antigen, yielding MGVEGCTKCIKYLLFVFNFVFWLAGGVILGVALWLRHDPQTTNLLYLELGDRPAPNTFYVGIYILIAVGAVMMFVGFLGCYGAIQESQCLLGTFFTCLVILFACEVAAGIWGFVNKDQIAKDVKQFYDQALQQAVVDDDANNAKAVVKTFHETLNCCGSSTLSALTTSILKNNLCPSGSTVISNFFKEDCHQKIDDLFSGKLYLIGIAAIVVAVIMIFEMILSMVLCCGIRNSSVY